A region of the Triticum urartu cultivar G1812 unplaced genomic scaffold, Tu2.1 TuUngrouped_contig_6654, whole genome shotgun sequence genome:
CACTGGTGGCGTAGTAGAAGTGTCAATTGGAGATGCGGTGCTAGACATTATGATTTCAGCTTCTGGTTGGAACGTTGTTCATTATGCTCGCGCCAAGCTTCCACAGATGGTCCCAAATCTTGAAACTCTTGACATAACCTCATCTTTGGCGGTAATACTCTAAAACTCTGGGTTATTACCGGCGATTTCCTTGGTATATTATTAATCTGAGGTGTTCTTTTTTTTTTTATACAGACAGACATACCGTTTTTACCTGGCAAATTCCTTCACCTCAAGCACTTGTGTATTTTTTTCATGGTATCAGCAGGGGCTTTTTGCCCAGACTATGATTACTTTTCTCTGGTTTCTTTTCTTGATGCTTGTCCTTCCTTGGAGACCTTGATGTTGTCTGTAAGTCATGCTCATCTTCCCAAGGATATCTAGTGTCTATTGAAACAGTTAATTCGAGCACATATCTTGTTTTTTGTCTGTTATGAGTGACATTGATATCTATCATGGGCAGGTAACACAACAGAGTGTAGAGCATGATTCAGTTTTAGGTGATTCCTCACATCTAAGGCAGATGCCAGGACACTGCCATGGCAGCATCAAGGATGTGAAGATCATCGGTTTCTGCTCCGCGAAAAGCATGGTTGAGCTAACAGTCCATATTCTTGAGAACGCGGTTTCGCTGGAGCGCCTTACACTGGACACTGTCTGTTATGATCTTAGGTGTTCGGATGGTGCTAGTGGATGCTCAGTTGGGAATATGAATATGATCATGGAAGCCCGTAAAGCACTCGTGGTTGTGAGAAGTTACATCTTAGAGAAAGTTCCCTCTACAGTTGAGTTAAACGTTGTGGAGCCTTGCAGCCAGTGCCATGCTGTTGAAAATTAATGTCAAATTATCATGATTTCTCAATGTTTAATCATGTATTGTTACATGCTCGTTTCATTAAGTTATCTCACCCGTTGTGCAAGTCTTTTTTCTGTATATGTTTTGCGCTTCGTTTCACTACTGTTTTAAAACAAGCGCCGATCTGCCGATTATTTCATCTAGTGATATAGTGTTATAGAACCGCCTCATGGGCATGCTTCCAATGCTAGTGCCATGACGCTCGTTCTACCAAGAACTTCTGCAATGATCATCAAATCAAATATATAAATGCCTAAACATATTTCACCTTGGACTTCAGTTTCAGATTGCCTCAGCTCAAGGATTTGATTCACAAATTAACAATACAACTTGATCCATGGGGTAACTGCCTGAGGTTGGGATCTTCAATTAGACTGGCACATGCCCATTATGCAAAGATGATTTAAGCCCATAATATTTGCCACTGATAAAAAAATGCGTTGCAGTTTCATGTTAGATTGAGAATATATCTGCCAATCTATTAGTCGGGGCCTGACTTGTGACTTAACCAAACAACACAGAAACCTGGACTGTGTGGGCCACGTGCTCTAGATAAACAGGTGAGGTGTGTCTCCATGAGAATTGAACGTGGGAGACATTATTTCTGTTGAGTATATTAATTAAATCTGTGATGCATATACTCTTCCAAAGTTTCATTATCTGTTGAAATAGAGTATGTTCAACAGAACGGAACCATGTCCATGAAAAAGATGTTGGAGTATGTTCATCCAAAATATGAGTATATTCCTTGAGAAGATATTAGGTATCTATCCCTTGAAATTTGGCGTACATACTTGTAGTATATAATAATAAAGCTCTGCAAGTTTTATACACCCTGTTTCCCTTAAACCAAATGGCAGCAGCAACCAATGGATCCCCAGGGAACAAACAAACCTGCCTCCAGCATATGAAAATGTGTGCATTGGGGTGATTAAGCAGGAGAATGTGGGTTAACCAAAAACATGTGATGCACAAAGTATAGGTAGTGCTACTGCATTTGAAAATAAGCAATACTGCTGGATTAACAGTGAATAGCAGACCATTGATTCTACCAAGTAGATAAAATGAGCGGATAATATCTATGAACAATTCAGTGTAACTACAGATAGGAGAATTCTCCATCATGTCGACCGTTCAAAAATTAACCTGTACACAAGTAAACTCTCAAATTCTCAAAACCCATGGCACGTGAATTACAGGAAAGGAACTGGATGTCTCAAACGTCACAAGGAAGTAAACTAAATAGCACTGAAATGATGACCCATGCTACAGGATGGTAGTATCAAAAATGAAGTTATAACTGATGATTAAACAAAATGAAAGGAAGATGGCACTTCTCTATGGGACTACCAGATAGATTCATCGCGGCCCACCGCCTTTTCCTCTCCTAGCCTTTACTCTTACAGTATATGGAGTCTCAGCAGCAATTTCGCCGGTCTTCTGAGTACCATCATTCACAGACTGCTCGTTCGGGGTCTGACTGGTCTCTGTGGGAACACTTGTTCGGGGAACATTGCTGGTCTCTGTGGGCGAACTTGCTCTGGGAGCAGTGCTGGTTTCTGTGGATGCACTTGCTCTGGGAACATATCTTGTTTTCTGGGATTTGCTTGCACTAATCTGCCTCCTTAGGCGCAACATCTCACCCTTCGCTAAGGCCAGTTCCTCTTCGAGGTGCCTAGACCTCATTTCAAAAGTCTCCCTTTCTGTCTGAAGCCTTGTGATAAGATTCTGAGCATCCTCACAGTTCTCTTGAGCCTCGGTTGTCAGTTTTGTTTGTTCATCGAGAGCTTTTGATAGCATTTCTTTCTCTGCTTCAAGAGTGGTATTCTTGGAATGAGTGCTCTCTAGCGCCTCAGAGAGTGACACTGCGCTCGTGTTCATCTCATTTAGTGATCTGGTTGCTTCATCCAGGTCTGCTTCGAGTACTTTTCGTGCTTGAGAATCTGCATTCAATTGTTTGGCCAAAGCCTCAAGCTCCCTATTCAAAGTGGTCACGATTCTCCTTTCATCAACAAGCTCCTGTGTGGTGGACTCGAACTTCTTGTACACATCCAGCAATTCTTTCTTCAGGTTGTCACGAGCTTCCACGGCAGAAGCAAACTCATTAGAGGTAGCTTCAAGTTTTTCCTGACCCTTTTGAATCATCTCTTTAGCTGAGACCAGTTCATCTGATAGAGCTTTAGATACTGATTCAGCCTCTCCAAGCTTGTAAGTCAGACCTTCTCGCATTTCATTGAACTCGCTTTGGAGATTTGAAATCTGCAATGCCAGGTCCTTATTTGTCCTATTTGCTTCATCAAGGTCCtcggaaagtttggaaacctcaGTTCGGGAATCACTTAGGGTCTCTTCAGTGGATTTAAGTAAATCTCTAAGGCTTTTCAGTGCTGCAACTTCATCGTCTAGCATTGCTTTGGTGGCATCCAATTCCTTGTTCAATCCGGCAATGACTTCATGGTCTTTGCTAGAGGCACTTAATGCAACAGAG
Encoded here:
- the LOC125530915 gene encoding MAR-binding filament-like protein 1, producing MSLPQGFIRRKGILAPRIDHHAQNCYKTFKIGRNKVICKPNDAMLDETKDVPKVDEPQAGGTMVDEPQTGGTQSETPLLEAPQPESSLPVVQTQSSGNPLAGLLNAIAVIASGVLAGLYGTSQQEKKALQSVVSSLEVKLAENEAAISLMRETYEKRLLEQQAAQKKQSMKFQEQEASLLDQLASTKKTVTSLSEEFRREKARAEELKDEIRRLESSIVKAGDDKDVLEAKLTEKVGEMNDLQEKLSLLSQQYDSKEKRIEELNSSLSSKEAEYQNLRRFSHQTKESLELANAKIQQLEEEIHTTKNDLASKISSIDSLSEKLQVLSSAKKEAEEKINELIKECTDLKASSEIRANHDSELLSEKDDLIKQMEEKLSVALSASSKDHEVIAGLNKELDATKAMLDDEVAALKSLRDLLKSTEETLSDSRTEVSKLSEDLDEANRTNKDLALQISNLQSEFNEMREGLTYKLGEAESVSKALSDELVSAKEMIQKGQEKLEATSNEFASAVEARDNLKKELLDVYKKFESTTQELVDERRIVTTLNRELEALAKQLNADSQARKVLEADLDEATRSLNEMNTSAVSLSEALESTHSKNTTLEAEKEMLSKALDEQTKLTTEAQENCEDAQNLITRLQTERETFEMRSRHLEEELALAKGEMLRLRRQISASKSQKTRYVPRASASTETSTAPRASSPTETSNVPRTSVPTETSQTPNEQSVNDGTQKTGEIAAETPYTVRVKARRGKGGGPR